In Hoeflea ulvae, one genomic interval encodes:
- a CDS encoding penicillin-binding protein 1A, whose product MIRLIGYLFGIGAVLFLIVAAGVAWYIGDVSKDLPDYEVLNSYEPPVTTRVHAASGDLMAEYARERRLFLPIQAIPDRVKAAFLSAEDKNFYSHPGVDPIGLARAIVTNVQNLGSGRRPVGASTITQQVAKNFLLSADQTIDRKVKEAILSFRIEQAYSKDRILELYLNEIFFGQNAYGIAGAALTYFNKSVNEMTIAETAYLAALPKAPSNYHPFRQTERAIERRNWVVDRMVENGYVSAADGADAKQQPLGVTPRKTGSYLFASEYFAEEVRRELIDRYGNDALYEGGLSVRTTLDPKLQALARKALQKGLTSYDERRGFRGPVKNIDVSGDWGALLDEIDPLRDVPEWQLAVVLSASDEAVEVGMRPGREVSGSVGSERLTASILAEDMKWAFRVNLPGEKAKNVKKPSEVLNPGDVVYVEAFEKEGAQRLRLRQPPKVQGALVAMDPHTGRVLAMVGGFSYAQSEFNRATQAERQPGSAFKPFVYAAALDNGYTPASVVMDAPIEIVSGGEIWKPKNYGGGSAGPSTLRLGIERSRNLMTVRLARDMGMNLVAEYAERFGVYDDMLPVLAMSLGSGETTVMRMVSAYSVLANGGKQIKPSLIDRIQDRYGKTIFKHEERSCDACVATAWLSQPEPEVVDTREQVLDPMTAYQITSMMEGVVTRGTAASKVNLDRPTAGKTGTTNEEKDAWFMGYTADLVAGVFIGFDNPTPMGRGSTGGALAAPVFNEFMLGALEGTRPVDFRVPQGMKLIAINRKTGMQAFPGEGDVIMEAFKPGTGPSDVYSVIGLEDYATGEAITTISPQANQAVVNGAGGLY is encoded by the coding sequence ATGATACGACTGATTGGATATCTCTTCGGGATTGGAGCCGTGCTGTTTCTGATCGTTGCGGCCGGCGTTGCCTGGTACATTGGAGATGTCTCCAAGGATCTGCCGGACTATGAAGTCCTCAACAGCTACGAACCGCCGGTGACGACGCGCGTGCATGCGGCGTCGGGTGATCTGATGGCCGAATATGCCCGTGAACGCCGTCTGTTCCTGCCGATCCAGGCCATTCCGGACCGGGTCAAGGCCGCGTTCCTGTCGGCCGAGGACAAGAATTTCTATTCGCATCCCGGCGTCGATCCCATCGGCCTGGCCCGCGCCATCGTGACCAATGTTCAGAATCTCGGCTCCGGCCGCCGCCCGGTCGGCGCCTCGACCATCACCCAGCAGGTCGCCAAGAACTTCCTGTTGTCGGCCGACCAGACAATCGACCGCAAGGTCAAGGAAGCAATCCTGTCGTTCCGCATCGAGCAGGCCTATTCCAAGGACCGCATTCTCGAACTCTATCTCAACGAGATCTTCTTCGGCCAGAACGCCTATGGCATCGCCGGCGCCGCGCTGACGTATTTCAACAAGTCGGTCAATGAGATGACAATCGCCGAGACCGCCTATCTGGCGGCTCTTCCCAAGGCGCCGTCGAACTACCATCCGTTCCGCCAGACCGAGCGCGCCATCGAGCGGCGCAACTGGGTGGTCGACCGCATGGTCGAGAATGGATATGTCAGCGCCGCTGACGGTGCCGATGCAAAGCAGCAGCCGCTTGGCGTCACGCCGCGCAAAACCGGGTCCTATCTGTTTGCGTCTGAATATTTTGCCGAGGAGGTTCGCCGCGAGCTGATCGACCGCTATGGCAATGATGCGCTCTACGAGGGCGGACTTTCCGTCCGCACGACGCTGGATCCGAAGCTGCAGGCCCTGGCGCGCAAGGCGTTGCAGAAGGGCCTGACCAGCTATGACGAGCGCCGCGGCTTCCGCGGACCGGTCAAGAATATCGACGTCTCGGGTGACTGGGGCGCGCTTCTTGACGAGATCGACCCCTTGCGCGATGTGCCCGAGTGGCAGCTCGCCGTTGTTTTGTCGGCATCGGACGAGGCGGTCGAGGTCGGCATGCGGCCGGGGCGGGAAGTCTCCGGCAGCGTCGGCTCCGAACGTCTGACCGCCTCGATCCTGGCCGAAGACATGAAGTGGGCGTTCCGTGTCAATCTTCCCGGCGAAAAGGCGAAGAACGTCAAGAAACCGTCGGAAGTGCTCAATCCGGGCGACGTGGTCTATGTCGAGGCTTTCGAGAAGGAAGGCGCCCAGCGCCTGCGCCTGCGCCAGCCGCCAAAGGTTCAGGGCGCCCTGGTGGCGATGGATCCGCATACCGGCCGCGTGCTCGCCATGGTCGGCGGCTTCTCCTATGCACAGTCCGAATTCAACCGCGCCACCCAGGCCGAACGCCAGCCCGGATCGGCCTTCAAGCCCTTCGTCTACGCTGCGGCGCTCGACAATGGCTACACGCCGGCGTCCGTGGTGATGGATGCGCCGATCGAGATCGTCTCGGGCGGCGAAATCTGGAAGCCGAAAAACTATGGCGGCGGCTCGGCCGGCCCGTCGACGCTGCGGCTCGGCATCGAGCGCTCGCGCAACCTGATGACCGTCCGGCTCGCCCGCGACATGGGCATGAACCTGGTGGCCGAATATGCCGAGCGATTTGGTGTCTATGACGACATGCTGCCGGTGCTTGCCATGTCGCTGGGCTCGGGCGAAACCACGGTGATGCGGATGGTTTCGGCCTATTCGGTGCTCGCCAATGGCGGCAAGCAGATCAAGCCGTCGCTGATCGACCGCATCCAGGACCGCTACGGCAAGACCATCTTCAAGCACGAGGAGCGCAGCTGTGACGCCTGCGTGGCCACGGCCTGGCTGTCGCAGCCCGAACCCGAGGTCGTTGACACGCGTGAACAGGTTCTCGACCCGATGACCGCCTACCAGATCACCTCGATGATGGAAGGTGTGGTCACCCGCGGAACGGCCGCCAGCAAGGTCAATCTCGATCGTCCGACGGCGGGCAAGACCGGCACCACCAATGAGGAAAAGGACGCCTGGTTCATGGGCTACACCGCCGATCTGGTGGCAGGCGTGTTCATCGGTTTCGACAACCCGACGCCGATGGGCCGCGGCTCCACCGGCGGTGCGCTGGCAGCCCCCGTGTTCAACGAGTTCATGCTCGGCGCGCTTGAAGGTACAAGGCCGGTGGATTTCCGCGTGCCGCAGGGCATGAAGTTGATTGCCATCAACCGCAAGACCGGGATGCAGGCGTTTCCGGGCGAGGGCGACGTGATCATGGAAGCCTTCAAGCCCGGCACCGGTCCGTCCGACGTCTATTCGGTCATCGGGCTCGAGGACTATGCGACCGGCGAAGCCATCACCACGATCTCGCCCCAGGCCAACCAGGCCGTCGTCAACGGCGCTGGCGGTCTGTACTAG
- the prfB gene encoding peptide chain release factor 2 (programmed frameshift), whose translation MRAETQVVVDEIKQAISLLRRHLDWEPAQKRLQWLNAKAEDPSIWDDAQEAQKLMRERQHLDDAINGLNRLETQLSDNLELIEMGEEEGDSGIISEAEAALKVLRTEVTRQQIESLLSGEADGNDTYLEVHSGAGGTESQDWANMLLRMYTRWAEQHGMKVELLEIHDGEEAGIKSATLLVKGNNAYGWLKTESGVHRLVRISPYDSQARRHTSFSSIWTYPVIDDTIDVDINESDCRIDTYRASGAGGQHVNTTDSAVRITHVPTGIVVQCQQERSQHKNRAQAWDMLRARIYEAELKKREDAANEEAASKTDIGWGHQIRSYVLQPYQLVKDLRTGTESTNPQGVLDGDLDQFMEAALAQRVYGGASDVEDLQ comes from the exons ATGCGCGCAGAAACCCAGGTCGTTGTCGACGAAATCAAGCAGGCCATAAGCCTGCTGAGGAGGCATCTT GACTGGGAACCTGCCCAGAAACGCCTGCAATGGCTGAACGCCAAGGCTGAAGATCCCTCGATATGGGATGATGCCCAGGAAGCCCAGAAACTGATGCGCGAGCGTCAGCATCTCGATGATGCGATCAACGGTCTCAACCGCCTGGAAACCCAGCTTTCCGACAATCTCGAACTGATCGAGATGGGCGAGGAAGAGGGCGACAGCGGCATTATCAGCGAGGCCGAAGCCGCGCTCAAGGTGCTCCGCACCGAGGTCACACGGCAACAGATCGAATCGCTGCTGTCGGGCGAGGCCGATGGCAATGACACCTATCTGGAAGTGCATTCGGGCGCCGGCGGCACCGAGAGCCAGGACTGGGCCAACATGCTGTTGCGCATGTACACCCGCTGGGCCGAACAGCATGGCATGAAGGTCGAATTGCTGGAAATCCATGATGGCGAGGAAGCCGGCATCAAGTCGGCGACGCTTCTGGTCAAGGGCAACAATGCCTATGGCTGGCTCAAGACCGAATCCGGCGTTCACCGCCTGGTGCGGATTTCGCCCTATGACAGCCAGGCCCGCCGCCACACCTCGTTCTCCAGCATCTGGACCTATCCGGTGATCGACGACACGATTGATGTGGACATCAATGAAAGCGATTGCCGCATCGACACCTACCGCGCTTCCGGCGCCGGCGGTCAGCACGTCAACACCACCGATTCCGCGGTCCGCATCACCCATGTTCCCACCGGGATCGTGGTCCAGTGCCAACAGGAACGCTCGCAGCACAAGAACCGGGCCCAGGCCTGGGACATGCTCAGGGCCCGGATCTACGAGGCGGAACTGAAAAAGCGCGAAGATGCGGCCAATGAGGAAGCAGCTTCGAAGACCGATATCGGCTGGGGTCACCAGATCCGCTCCTATGTCCTGCAGCCCTACCAACTGGTCAAGGACCTGCGCACAGGAACCGAGAGCACCAATCCGCAAGGCGTGCTCGACGGCGATCTCGATCAGTTCATGGAAGCCGCACTGGCCCAGCGCGTTTACGGCGGCGCCAGCGATGTCGAGGACCTGCAATAG
- a CDS encoding NAD kinase, with product MTRKFSFIASSAPDAQAAAKHLAALYGNVREEDSDVIVALGGDGFMLQTLHNQMNSGRMVYGMNRGSVGFLMNVYTDKDLVGRVDAAVENIIRPLEMIATDANGKTHRALAINEVSLLRQSYQAAKLQLSVDGQVRLEELICDGVMVATPAGSTAYNLSAHGPILPLDAQLLALTPVSAFRPRRWRGALLPSKVTVTIDVLEAEKRPVNAVADHNEVKSVTQVRVAESLDDTTRILTDSSHSWNERILAEQFLP from the coding sequence ATGACACGGAAATTCAGTTTCATCGCCTCATCCGCGCCGGATGCCCAGGCGGCCGCCAAACATCTTGCGGCTCTCTACGGCAATGTCCGGGAGGAGGACTCCGACGTGATCGTGGCGCTCGGCGGCGACGGCTTCATGCTGCAGACCCTGCACAACCAGATGAACAGCGGCCGCATGGTCTACGGGATGAACCGCGGCTCTGTCGGTTTCCTGATGAATGTCTATACCGACAAGGACCTGGTCGGCCGCGTCGATGCGGCGGTGGAAAACATCATTCGCCCGCTCGAAATGATTGCCACGGACGCCAATGGCAAGACCCACCGGGCGCTGGCGATCAACGAGGTCTCGCTGCTGCGACAAAGCTACCAGGCCGCTAAATTGCAGCTCTCCGTCGATGGCCAGGTGCGGCTCGAGGAACTGATCTGCGACGGCGTCATGGTGGCAACGCCTGCCGGATCGACCGCCTACAACCTGTCGGCGCACGGCCCGATCCTGCCGCTCGACGCGCAGTTGCTGGCGCTCACGCCGGTCAGCGCCTTCAGGCCGCGGCGCTGGCGCGGCGCCCTGCTGCCGAGCAAGGTCACCGTCACCATCGATGTGCTGGAAGCAGAAAAGCGACCGGTCAATGCCGTGGCCGACCACAATGAGGTCAAGTCGGTGACCCAGGTCCGCGTGGCCGAATCCCTCGATGACACCACCCGCATCCTCACCGATTCAAGCCATTCATGGAATGAACGCATTCTGGCCGAACAATTCCTCCCCTGA
- a CDS encoding heavy metal translocating P-type ATPase, translating into MQFFIQDRLNTGLLVIALAGLVGGLGLSLAGLPDAAELVWTAGVVPVLVALVVEIVRSLSRGEVGLDIVAALSMSAALFFGETLAASVVALMYSGGTALESFAEGRARFEMRDLLSRVPRTATLHRDGTLEEVDLGAIEPGDLLLIRQGDVAPVDGTVASDRAMLDQSALTGESMPVRLARGNEVMSGSTNAGEAFDLMATHPASDSTYAGIVRLVEAAQKSKAPMARLADRYSLVFLAVTVALAFAAWWFTGDPVRAVAVLVVATPCPLILAVPVALVAGLSRAAHFGVLIKGAKPLEAMAQISSLILDKTGTLTDGRPQIVAIQSYGAHSEDEILYFAAALDQASKHPIAQALVAAAEARGMQLPVPQNLDETAGEGVSGTIDGRAVIVGGTGFVSAGAGASGASGAPAEPGAVIVALAVDGQPAGRVVMADALRSGMAGLLTSLRREGIDRILLATGDRRAVAEAVTEGLGLDAVRADLTPDQKVLLVLTERKNGPVMMVGDGVNDAPALAAADIGVAMGARGAAASAEAADVVLLVDQLDRLLPGFKVARGSRRIALQSVIAGIGLSIAGMIAAALGYITPVQGAILQEVIDVAVILNALRALRIKA; encoded by the coding sequence ATGCAATTCTTCATTCAAGATCGCCTCAATACCGGTTTGCTGGTCATAGCCCTTGCCGGGCTTGTCGGCGGACTCGGCCTCAGCCTTGCCGGGTTGCCGGATGCGGCCGAGCTGGTCTGGACGGCCGGCGTGGTGCCGGTTCTGGTGGCGCTGGTGGTCGAGATCGTTCGCAGCCTGTCACGCGGCGAAGTCGGTCTCGATATCGTCGCAGCGCTGTCGATGTCTGCGGCCTTGTTCTTCGGCGAAACCCTGGCAGCATCGGTGGTTGCGCTGATGTATTCGGGCGGCACCGCGCTGGAAAGCTTTGCCGAGGGCCGGGCCAGGTTCGAGATGCGGGATCTTTTGTCGCGGGTACCCCGCACGGCGACGCTGCACCGCGACGGCACGCTCGAAGAGGTCGACCTCGGCGCCATTGAGCCAGGCGACCTGCTGCTGATCCGGCAGGGCGATGTGGCGCCCGTTGACGGCACGGTCGCCAGCGACCGGGCGATGCTCGATCAATCGGCACTGACCGGCGAATCCATGCCGGTGCGGCTTGCGCGCGGCAACGAGGTGATGAGCGGATCCACCAATGCCGGCGAAGCCTTTGACCTGATGGCCACCCACCCGGCCAGCGACAGCACCTATGCGGGGATCGTGCGGCTGGTGGAGGCCGCGCAGAAATCCAAGGCGCCGATGGCGCGGCTTGCCGACCGCTATTCTCTGGTGTTTCTGGCCGTCACCGTGGCGCTGGCCTTCGCGGCCTGGTGGTTTACCGGAGACCCGGTCCGCGCCGTCGCTGTCCTGGTCGTGGCGACTCCCTGCCCGCTCATTCTCGCGGTTCCCGTGGCGCTGGTGGCGGGGCTGTCGCGGGCGGCGCATTTCGGGGTTCTGATCAAGGGCGCCAAGCCGCTTGAGGCCATGGCGCAGATCAGCTCCCTGATCCTCGACAAGACCGGCACGCTGACCGACGGACGGCCGCAGATTGTCGCAATCCAATCCTACGGGGCGCACAGCGAGGACGAAATCCTGTATTTTGCCGCGGCGCTGGATCAGGCGTCAAAACACCCGATTGCGCAGGCGCTTGTTGCCGCGGCAGAGGCGCGCGGCATGCAGCTTCCAGTCCCGCAGAATCTCGATGAAACCGCGGGCGAAGGCGTCAGCGGCACGATTGACGGCCGTGCGGTGATTGTCGGCGGCACCGGTTTTGTCTCCGCCGGGGCCGGCGCGTCCGGCGCCTCCGGGGCCCCGGCCGAACCGGGCGCCGTCATCGTGGCGCTGGCCGTCGACGGCCAGCCGGCGGGGCGCGTGGTAATGGCGGATGCACTGCGGTCGGGAATGGCAGGGCTTCTGACCAGTCTCCGCCGCGAAGGCATCGACCGCATCCTGCTGGCGACCGGAGACCGCCGCGCCGTGGCCGAAGCCGTGACCGAGGGTCTCGGGCTTGATGCAGTGCGGGCCGATCTTACCCCAGACCAGAAGGTCCTGCTGGTTCTCACGGAACGCAAGAACGGGCCGGTGATGATGGTCGGTGACGGCGTCAATGATGCCCCTGCCCTTGCCGCAGCCGATATCGGCGTGGCCATGGGCGCGCGCGGCGCCGCGGCGTCCGCCGAGGCCGCAGACGTGGTGTTGCTGGTCGATCAGCTCGACCGATTGCTGCCCGGCTTCAAGGTGGCGCGCGGATCGCGGCGGATCGCGCTGCAAAGCGTCATTGCCGGGATAGGCCTGTCGATCGCCGGAATGATCGCGGCCGCACTCGGTTACATCACCCCAGTGCAGGGCGCCATCCTGCAGGAGGTGATCGACGTCGCCGTGATACTCAACGCGCTGCGGGCGCTGCGGATCAAGGCCTGA
- a CDS encoding 1-acyl-sn-glycerol-3-phosphate acyltransferase produces MTQIIEVPLWLIIIASVLAVIAIVDRLLSPAVRWFFRRRVNQAIEELNTRLQLKIRSFGTTRRDVLIDRVSNDPQVVEAVAALSRETGTPIQVVIAGATRYAREIVPMFNAYAYFRIGTRLARWLATALYRVRLGYTNTDALAKVAPDSSVVFVMNHRSNMDYVLVTYLASSSTALSYAVGEWARLPVLQTLIRFMGAYFIRRNARNPLYRKVLATYVRMATEAGVTQAVFPEGGLSRDGLLRPPRIGLISYIVSAHDHVAHDTVFIPVGLNYDRVLEDRSLVFEAERDGAPLSTWQKTAKTSAFLLRNLRLRLSGKWHRFGYASVSFGDPVSVDTFLAGHGVGKWSALPEAERDRLTETLAHQLMQSIAALIPVLPVSLVSLALLEAGDAPVDRLDLKARIGALIDRLVSNGVHVHVPRQDRDYEITVGLRMLLLRRIVRETAEGRLLIHDKDRPLVAYYANAIRHLV; encoded by the coding sequence ATGACACAAATCATCGAAGTGCCGCTATGGCTGATCATCATCGCGTCGGTGCTGGCGGTGATTGCCATTGTCGACCGGTTGCTGTCGCCCGCCGTGCGCTGGTTTTTCCGGCGCCGGGTCAACCAGGCGATCGAAGAACTCAACACCCGGCTGCAACTCAAGATCAGGTCCTTCGGCACGACCCGCAGGGACGTGCTGATCGACCGGGTTAGCAATGATCCGCAGGTGGTCGAGGCCGTGGCCGCACTTTCGCGCGAGACCGGAACGCCGATCCAGGTGGTGATTGCCGGGGCGACCCGCTATGCCCGTGAAATCGTGCCGATGTTCAACGCCTATGCCTATTTCCGCATCGGCACCCGGCTGGCCCGATGGCTGGCCACCGCGCTCTACCGGGTGCGGCTGGGCTACACCAACACCGATGCGCTGGCCAAGGTCGCGCCGGACTCCTCGGTGGTGTTTGTCATGAACCACCGGTCCAACATGGATTACGTGCTTGTCACCTATCTCGCTTCGTCCTCGACGGCCCTGTCCTATGCCGTGGGCGAATGGGCGCGGTTGCCGGTGCTGCAAACGCTGATCCGCTTCATGGGCGCCTATTTCATCCGCCGCAATGCCCGCAATCCGCTGTACCGCAAGGTGCTGGCGACCTATGTGCGGATGGCGACCGAGGCCGGCGTCACCCAGGCGGTGTTTCCCGAAGGCGGCCTGTCGCGTGACGGGCTGCTGCGTCCGCCGCGCATTGGCCTCATCTCCTATATCGTGTCGGCACATGACCACGTTGCCCATGACACGGTGTTCATCCCGGTCGGGCTCAATTATGACCGCGTGCTGGAAGACCGTTCGCTGGTGTTTGAAGCGGAGCGCGACGGGGCGCCGTTGTCGACATGGCAAAAAACCGCCAAGACCTCGGCCTTTCTCCTGCGCAATCTGCGGCTGCGGCTGTCGGGCAAATGGCACCGGTTCGGCTATGCCAGCGTGTCCTTTGGCGATCCGGTTTCGGTCGACACCTTCCTGGCCGGTCATGGCGTCGGCAAATGGTCGGCGCTCCCAGAGGCCGAGCGCGATCGTCTGACCGAAACGCTGGCACACCAGTTGATGCAGTCGATCGCGGCACTTATTCCGGTCTTGCCGGTCTCGCTGGTGTCGCTTGCGCTTCTGGAAGCCGGCGACGCGCCGGTGGACCGTCTTGATCTCAAGGCCCGCATCGGCGCCTTGATCGACCGGCTGGTCAGCAACGGCGTGCATGTACATGTGCCCCGGCAGGACCGCGACTATGAGATCACGGTGGGTCTGCGCATGCTGCTGTTGCGCCGGATTGTGCGCGAGACGGCAGAAGGCCGCCTGCTCATCCATGACAAGGACCGTCCGCTGGTGGCCTATTATGCCAATGCAATTCGACACCTGGTCTGA
- a CDS encoding ABC transporter substrate-binding protein, whose product MTMMKSRIGAALAATTLLAGMAAPAAAADDTFKIGVITFLSGQAAESFGVPAWNGGKLLVDMLNEGGKLPAPYDKMGFGGMKIEAVIVDEAGGATKQVQEFRNLVQREEVDAVVGYVSSGDCLAVPPVADELKAFTILYDCGTPRVFEDGSYDYVFRTAAHATMDNLSLARYLKSRDFDVPSFAGLNQDYAWGQDSWADFTGAMKQLYPDAEVKTALFPKFGAGQYGTEISALLREKPALVHSSNWGGDLQGFLIQATARGLHKRAQLALSAGDHVIPQLQDKMPDGIFLGARGVNGLAAQARGGELKELTDTMWNAYEAEYNTFPVQAPFRMWQALFGLKTAVEKAMADNGGTKPSSEELAAAMKGLEWDAPSGRIEMALADGHQAIQPNAIGTTKWNAEAGKMELVDIEYYAARCVNPPEGVKSQDWLADGFPGAECD is encoded by the coding sequence ATGACAATGATGAAATCCAGGATAGGCGCAGCACTGGCCGCCACGACACTGCTTGCCGGCATGGCCGCACCGGCGGCGGCCGCGGACGATACATTCAAGATCGGCGTGATCACGTTCCTGTCGGGACAGGCGGCGGAAAGCTTCGGCGTTCCGGCCTGGAACGGCGGCAAGCTGCTGGTCGACATGCTCAATGAGGGCGGCAAACTGCCCGCGCCCTACGACAAGATGGGCTTTGGCGGCATGAAGATCGAGGCCGTCATCGTCGACGAGGCCGGTGGCGCCACCAAGCAGGTGCAGGAATTCCGCAACCTTGTGCAGCGTGAGGAAGTCGACGCGGTTGTCGGCTATGTGTCGTCGGGCGACTGCCTGGCTGTGCCGCCTGTCGCCGATGAGCTCAAGGCCTTCACCATCCTGTATGACTGCGGCACGCCGCGGGTCTTCGAGGACGGCAGCTACGACTATGTGTTCCGCACTGCGGCTCATGCGACGATGGATAATCTCAGCCTCGCACGTTACCTGAAATCACGCGATTTCGATGTTCCGAGCTTTGCCGGCCTCAACCAGGATTATGCCTGGGGGCAGGACAGCTGGGCCGACTTTACCGGCGCGATGAAACAGCTTTATCCCGATGCCGAGGTCAAGACTGCGCTGTTTCCGAAATTCGGCGCCGGCCAGTATGGCACCGAGATCTCGGCACTGCTGCGCGAGAAGCCCGCGCTGGTCCACTCTTCCAACTGGGGTGGTGATTTGCAGGGTTTCCTGATTCAGGCCACGGCGCGCGGGTTGCACAAGCGCGCGCAATTGGCCCTGTCTGCGGGCGATCACGTCATTCCGCAGCTTCAGGACAAGATGCCTGACGGCATTTTCCTGGGCGCGCGCGGCGTCAACGGTCTTGCCGCCCAGGCCCGCGGCGGCGAGCTCAAGGAACTGACCGACACGATGTGGAATGCCTATGAGGCGGAATACAACACCTTCCCGGTCCAGGCCCCGTTCCGGATGTGGCAGGCGCTGTTCGGTCTCAAGACCGCGGTTGAAAAGGCCATGGCCGACAATGGCGGCACCAAGCCCAGCAGCGAGGAACTGGCTGCGGCGATGAAGGGTCTGGAATGGGATGCGCCCTCCGGCCGCATCGAAATGGCGCTTGCGGATGGCCATCAGGCGATCCAGCCCAACGCCATCGGCACCACCAAGTGGAACGCCGAAGCCGGCAAGATGGAACTGGTCGACATCGAGTACTATGCCGCCCGTTGCGTCAATCCGCCGGAAGGCGTGAAGTCCCAGGACTGGCTGGCCGACGGCTTCCCCGGCGCTGAGTGCGACTGA
- a CDS encoding branched-chain amino acid ABC transporter permease, with translation MDLAATILVDGLIYAGWLFIVSVGLTLVFGVLNILNIAHGSLYAIGAYASASMVGAYFALGGEAFPYGSYVAMILAAVLVALVLGPLLERGLLRFFYGRDEVLNVLVTYAVFLILEDAMKLIWGVNPYFVYEPYTLLGDVEIGPLFYVGYDFAVIAAAVIVGLAVWLTLNKTRVGKVVLAVIHDSEMSQTMGVNVQRIYLGAFMAGTFLAALGGALTAPMISVTPGLGVNVIIVAFAVVIIGGLGSVPGAAIGALMVGISRAASVHLFPEAELFIIYFVMAIVLLFRPEGLFAKTQARKI, from the coding sequence ATGGATCTTGCGGCAACCATCCTTGTTGATGGACTTATCTACGCGGGCTGGCTGTTTATCGTCTCCGTCGGCCTGACGCTCGTCTTCGGCGTGCTCAACATTCTCAACATTGCCCATGGCAGTCTTTACGCCATCGGCGCCTATGCCTCCGCTTCGATGGTGGGAGCCTATTTCGCGCTTGGCGGCGAGGCATTTCCCTATGGCAGCTACGTTGCCATGATCCTGGCGGCAGTGTTGGTCGCGCTGGTGCTTGGCCCCTTGCTCGAACGCGGGTTGCTCCGGTTTTTCTATGGCCGCGACGAGGTGCTCAACGTGCTGGTGACCTATGCGGTCTTCCTCATTCTCGAGGACGCGATGAAACTGATCTGGGGGGTCAATCCCTATTTCGTCTACGAACCCTATACGCTGCTCGGCGATGTCGAGATCGGGCCGCTGTTCTATGTCGGCTATGATTTCGCAGTGATCGCGGCGGCCGTCATTGTCGGGCTGGCGGTGTGGCTGACGCTCAACAAGACCCGGGTCGGCAAGGTTGTCCTCGCGGTCATCCACGATTCCGAGATGAGCCAGACCATGGGCGTCAATGTCCAGCGCATCTATCTCGGCGCCTTCATGGCGGGCACGTTCCTGGCAGCGCTCGGCGGCGCGCTGACCGCACCGATGATCTCGGTGACCCCGGGACTGGGCGTCAATGTCATCATCGTGGCCTTCGCCGTCGTCATCATCGGCGGGCTCGGCTCCGTTCCGGGTGCAGCCATCGGGGCGCTGATGGTCGGCATCAGCCGTGCGGCCTCGGTTCACCTTTTTCCCGAGGCCGAGCTGTTCATCATCTATTTCGTCATGGCAATCGTCTTGCTGTTCAGGCCCGAGGGCCTGTTTGCGAAAACCCAGGCGAGGAAAATCTGA
- a CDS encoding branched-chain amino acid ABC transporter permease: MRFNLILAAVAAFVVLAAGSVILPDWAMFLFAMALAKGLVCLGIVGMMRGGVVSFGQGLFYCIGAYTATLAANNFGISDIFLLTLLSASVCLLVGMAFGPLLSSYRGIFFAMLSLALSMVLYGSLSKMSAIGGTDGLNIAAPTFLGWAPEGRALQTALYIYVVAVVVIAGTLMRFYFDSERGLITLATRDNELRVEYLGASVRNVMTYNYVFGAVLGGIGGTIAALALGHVDPEFAFWTTSGEFVFVAILAGFLSVPAVFVAAIILELVRSFSSLYFPNTWQLALGIFLLVVIVVLPNGLGSLVNRRKGKAA, encoded by the coding sequence ATGCGGTTCAATCTCATCCTCGCCGCGGTTGCAGCCTTTGTCGTGCTGGCGGCGGGATCGGTGATCCTGCCGGACTGGGCCATGTTCCTCTTTGCCATGGCGCTGGCCAAGGGGCTGGTATGCCTGGGCATTGTCGGCATGATGCGCGGCGGTGTGGTTTCCTTCGGGCAGGGGCTGTTTTATTGCATCGGCGCCTATACCGCGACGCTTGCGGCCAACAATTTCGGCATCTCTGACATCTTCCTGCTGACGCTGTTGAGTGCGTCGGTCTGTCTTCTGGTGGGAATGGCCTTCGGACCGCTGCTGTCAAGCTATCGCGGCATCTTCTTCGCCATGCTGTCGCTGGCCCTGTCGATGGTGCTCTATGGCTCGCTGTCGAAGATGAGCGCCATCGGCGGCACCGACGGCCTGAACATCGCAGCACCGACATTTCTGGGCTGGGCACCGGAGGGAAGGGCGTTGCAGACGGCGCTCTATATCTATGTGGTGGCGGTCGTCGTCATCGCCGGCACGCTGATGCGCTTCTATTTTGACAGCGAGCGCGGGCTGATCACGCTGGCCACACGCGACAATGAACTCAGGGTCGAATATCTCGGCGCCTCGGTGCGCAATGTCATGACCTACAACTACGTCTTCGGGGCGGTGCTGGGCGGAATTGGCGGCACCATCGCCGCACTGGCGCTGGGCCATGTCGATCCGGAATTTGCCTTCTGGACGACCTCCGGCGAATTTGTCTTCGTGGCGATCCTGGCAGGTTTCCTGTCGGTGCCGGCGGTGTTTGTCGCGGCCATCATTCTCGAACTGGTACGGTCGTTCTCCAGTCTCTATTTCCCCAACACCTGGCAATTGGCGCTCGGCATCTTCCTGCTGGTGGTGATCGTGGTGCTGCCCAACGGGCTGGGGTCGCTGGTCAACCGCCGGAAAGGCAAAGCGGCATGA